TTCTGTAGATTCTCCGAGTGAGTTTGGTAGTTCCAATTACTTCCCACCGGATGTGATGTTCTTTGTGCAAGGTAGACCTATTGAAGCTCACAGGGTTATCTTAAGTGCTCGATCTCCGTATTTCAAGCAAAAGTTTGAGAATGAATGGAAAGACCGCAGAGAAGTTCGATTCTCGAAAGAGAAGCTTTCGTATCCTGCTCTTTGTAGCCTCATCCACTTCTTTTACTCTGATAGGCTGGAGATATCGGTTGATGATATGGAAGATCTTGTTAGGATCTGCAAAGTTTGTAAATGTGAATCATTGCAGAAAATTATTGACAAGGAACTGATTCACCATAGATATGCTGAGTACAAGACGCATAGAGATCTTGATAACTCCATGAAACGGTTCATCTTACAGGGCATATCTCTCCCAGTGGAAGACAGGCTTCCTGCTTCTTTGCATAGGATTCTTCGAGTTTCTCTTGCGAAATCGTTTGCTGGTGATGCAATTGATTCATCTGTTGATAGTCTTGCTGATGTTTGTGTTAAAGTTGATAAAAGAACTTTCTATTGCCATCAAGTTATTCTAGCTTCGAGATCAGAGTACTTCAGAGCACGATTATCCCGAGTGAATGATTTCCATGAGGGAACTAATGGCTTGCCAGGTGATAATACTCTTCCATTTCTTGAAGAACATGATTTGAGCGCAGAGGCTTTTGAGAAGATGATTGAGTATATGTAAGCGTTTGTGATTGTAAAAGACTTGTTGAGAAAAATAATTGTTGGTATGGTAAGCTAACTCGATAAGCATTATCAGGTACACTGATGGCTTGAAGGAGATCAGTCCGAATCAGGTAAAAACTTGTTTGCCATTTAGAAATATTGATGTCTTTCCACCTTCTGATCATTCAATCATTTTGTAGGCTGAGGAGATCTTTGATGTTGCATCTCGCTACTTGCTGTTTCCTCTTAAACGTGCTGTGGCTGACGCCTTATTACCTCACTTGGAAACTGCCACACCTGCAGAACTCTGTCAGTGGCTGGTTTTGTCAGATATGTATGATTCTTCTTAGCTAAATCCGTTTTCTAATTGATGGCTAACTTTGTTGCATTTGATGGTCGAGCACAGAAGTTACTACATTAAATTTTGGTGTCTATAGGTCTAGAATGGTACAGAAGAAGCTCGTTGGATGACTTTGATTCTAGTGGATTTAAGAATGCAGTGCTAAAAACGTttctgtgttttttgtttttctgttagCAACATATTGATGGATGATATATGAGCTGACAAGTTTAGCTTTGAACTTGAATGGCATAGGTACGGTGTATTGAAGATAAGAGAGTACTGCCTAGACTTGGTTGCTTGTAATTTCGAGGCATTTGTTGAAACCCGCGAGTTCAGGGCAATGCTACTAACATTGCCACCACCATCAGGGGATTCTTCACTTCGAACCACAGTTCCAAGTGCACCAGGTGCCATGATGACCACGGACCAAGGGAATCTCCTTGATGATCTGAGAGAGAAGTGGCTTGAAGCAGAGGCTTTAGAGCTTGACATGAGAGACGAGAGTGCTTTGATTTTTGATAAGCGCCTTGCCATGCTCGTGGAAATGGCAGAGCGAGAGAAATTCGAATCAGAAGCTGAGGACTACAAAGACACCAGCGCatgattatttattggttttccTTAAGCGAAGTTTTGAGTCTCTTTTTTGCTCTTACCTCATAATTTTAATATGGAAcctttcaaatctttctttctatACACAAACGATCAAACATGATGTAGATATTGATAATAAAACTTCATTTCTACTACATGCACCATTTGCTTAGTCtctgatttgatttttcatttataagAAATTTCAAACTTGTTTTACAACATCATCATTTCAGACATTGAAGATCCATCGTCTGTTGACAAATTAGAGATCTCTTCTGTCACAGAGCTCACATCAGTATCATCAGAGACAGTAGACTCAGTGTCTGATTGTTGCTGAAGGCTCCAATTCATGATGCTAGCAGCTAATATCAGCAGCATTTTCTGGCTTACCTGTTTATCATTGTTAACATACAAAATTATTTGCCTGAGAAAGCGCAAACTAAAcataagatgtgcatatgaatgAAGCTACATTTAATTTACCTCTATAATATCTTCAGGCAACAAGAAAATTGAGCATCCAAGCTTCCTTGCAACACTTATGATGTATGTTGCATTCAAATTCTTTTCCTCTTCTGCTTAAAAAATGGCAATTATAAGACAAATATGTAATGCTGATAACAACAAAGAGAGACATCACATAGTAACATAGTATTGTCATTACCTGTTTCTCCTTTAGATACAAGACTCCAGTTTACAACTCTTGGCTCTACAGCACTCAAAAGCTCCAAAAAGAAGATTCCATTTGAAAGATTCTTGTCCTAATAGCGTAACCATCAAATACTGTTAGGTTTAATGAAGATAGATTAGGGTTATGTCTCCATGGTTTTGACTCTTTATCTTTACCTTGAAGCTCACGGCTTGTGAGGTTCGACCCGTTTTCTTGACTTTCCGATTTGCCCAGTTTAGAATATCTGCCTCTGTAATATCTTCTTTACCTTGCCAGTGAGATCTCAAGTTGTTGAGGATTTGTAGCATTGTGTGTCTCATCAATTGCCACAAAAAAGCTGACAGAACAGACCAAGATTGTCATTGAAGTTGTATTGAAACTACAACATTAAACACACGTTTTTAATTCTGCAATTAAGAGAGCTCACCGAGAATGAGCTTTTTATTTCCTTGCACAATGTCATGACCATCTACACTGACAAGCGAGAATTTCAACTCTTTCCCAATCTTGATAACTTGGTTGCAGTTCTCAACCTTTTTGAATGGCATTTTGATTGGAGGTTTATTCGCGTGCTTCCAGTTAACCGAGCCTGGTGATACTTTGTCAAGAACTTCAAGAAGAATCCACCTGAGAATGTAATGATGAGGAGAGTTTAAGATTCTCAAGCCAGAATATTAAAACCAATTAATGAAACAAAGCTCTCACCCATTTCTAACATCCTCGAAAACATTATCGACATAAGTCACAGCACCAAGACTGTTAATCCAGAGGCGAAAGCATCTTTCTTCTCGACAagtttcttcgtcgtcgtctgtGACAATCTTCTCAGGAACGGATACAGGCATCTTTGGACTCTCATCAGACAATCCATTCCTgcaaacagagttttttttcaggttagttcaagaaaaagaataataaactCACTCATTACTAGCATTCTTCATAGTGACCTGTGGTGAAACAGTTGTGCAACAAATGCAAGATTAAGATTTGCAGAGCCTTCAACTATATCATTAGGAGAAAGGAATCTTTTACAGTCCAGCTTCTCTGCTTGCTCAAGGACCTTCTTTGCTCTTTCTGAAGGGTCTTTCATCTCTAATGTCACATGTGTGCTGTGTTCTGGGGCTAGAGAATTTAGCAGGTATGCATATGCCTCTCCATCCTGCCAAACACCAAAGgaaatcacaaatcaaatacatgaaacaaagcaaaaaaaatcagagacaaGTTAGTGTACCTTAACATCAGAAGAGAAATTGGTGACTTGTTTCTCATAACCAGCTTTCTTTAGATGAAAATTCATCCATTTTAGCAAAAGCTTCTCAGGTGCTAGTCCCATAAGCTCCTCCACATCCTGAAAAAACATTCACAAAGAATTTACCTGGTTTGCTTCAGCCACAAAAGGTTTTACAAAATGTTCAAAatgtatgtttttaatttacCTGGTTTGCTTCCACTAACTCAACAAGTTGTGGCGTTTTCTTAAGATTGAGATCAGCCAACAATTGTATCTAAAccgaaaacacacaaacattagTAACCATGTCTCATCATCTTGCGGTAAAGTAATGTACAGTAATTACCTTTATAATCTGAAAGATCAACCCAAGTACAAGATGTGGCTACAAAGACAGAGCagcaaagaaaaaattagaaaacagaacatgaaactgaaaagaaacagaacatgaaactgaaaagaaagtattttgaaaatacttaCTGTCCCTTCAGCAATGTCCTGAGTTCCAATGTTGACGACGGTGCAGCCTATCGCCTTTGCAGAGTTGAGACAGAGTGAAAGGTTTTCAGTTCTCTCCCATGGGTTCAGCTCTTTCTTCATGTTCATCGCTCTTTCATCTATTGTCCCAGGCACAGCTACGTTTATAAGCTTACTGTACAAACCAAAAGGAACAAGGGATTGAATCACAAACCTTTAAACAAATTCCATGTTATAAAAGTAGTTTGTAATGTATTAATACCACAACAGAACACCATCTTTAACAAGATCAAACAAAGCATTTGTAGTAGGATTGATTGGAAGATAGCTCTTCAAGAGAGGATCATCTCTAAGGTAGTTATTGATATGTGACACATATGAAGCTTTCTCGGACTCATTTATCGCGTGGTGGAACGTTGTAGTTCCTGTCTTGAGAAACGATGAAGCGCCCTTTGATCCTCGGGATTGCACACTTAAAAAGGCCTGTcacaaaattgtataataaaCACAGTTTACAATATTGTTATATAGGATCCACATATCTAGAGAGAGGCTAAAGATAATCATTATCAAACTCACCCGGAGAAAGGTCTCGAACTCGACTTCCTTAGAGCGATTGGGATAAGACTCATCCAAAATAGTTTTGATCTTATTTTCATCAAACGTGCGTTTGAAATCTTTTAGTTTTGCAAACACTTGTGGTAAATGTTTCACCGTGACACGACCAAATCGAGTTTTTGTCGAATTAAACTACGAAAAGAGAAGGGGAAAGATCAATATGTTAGAATACTACAAAGTGTGAAGTGGTAAATAAAAAGGATATAGAAGACCTTGGATTTAAGAGTACGTAATTCCACTTGTGTGAATTGGCTCTGTAGCCATGGATCAGAGACAAGAACACCAACGTAACTAGACATCTcttgaatctgatgatgattcTTGTTCAACTCTAATTTGGAGAAAGATCGtgtgtttattttatagttcttCCTAGTTGGATTGAAATCAAACAGAGGCGGGAGAGAGTGAGTGGATgcttttttgttgattagtaATTTTACTTTGGTTTGATCTATAGTGGTGGTAACTTAATTGTGGAGACTTCACCATgaccttttaaaatataaagaagataAATACATTAGTGATTCCAGAAGCTTTTTATAGAAGATTATTTCtttaagatttataaatatctaaagagttaacatttttatctttataatggatatttctattaatttctgTAGATTTTAGTAGAATttgacaaatattaaaaaggtattttttaaaaagtaccttttgctatgatttttctttcctCAACATTACAGCAAAAATCCAACATTGCCGTAAACCTGTGTTTCAAACCATTCCTAATTACGAACCTTTCTAATTAAATCATacaaaaactcttttataatcttaaatttataatttcttttgatagattttcaaaatcaaccatAAAAGTggtaatttataaatttcttaatcttTACTCTCAAACATTATGATGAAAATatgggttttaaaactttttgataCATTGCATTTTATATTACAAATGTGTTGGTTGNATTGTATAATAAACACAGTTTACAATATTGTTATATAGGATCCACATATCTAGAGAGAGGCTAAAGATAATCATTATCAAACTCACCCGGAGAAAGGTCTCGAACTCGACTTCCTTAGAGCGATTGGGATAAGACTCATCCAAAATAGTTTTGATCTTATTTTCATCAAACGTGCGTTTGAAATCTTTTAGTTTTGCAAACACTTGTGGTAAATGTTTCACCGTGACACGACCAAATCGAGTTTTTGTCGAATTAAACTACGAAAAGAGAAGGGGAAAGATCAATATGTTAGAATACTACAAAGTGTGAAGTGGTAAATAAAAAGGATATAGAAGACCTTGGATTTAAGAGTACGTAATTCCACTTGTGTGAATTGGCTCTGTAGCCATGGATCAGAGACAAGAACACCAACGTAACTAGACATCTcttgaatctgatgatgattcTTGTTCAACTCTAATTTGGAGAAAGATCGtgtgtttattttatagttcttCCTAGTTGGATTGAAATCAAACAGAGGCGGGAGAGAGTGAGTGGATgcttttttgttgattagtaATTTTACTTTGGTTTGATCTATAGTGGTGGTAACTTAATTGTGGAGACTTCACCATgaccttttaaaatataaagaagataAATACATTAGTGATTCCAGAAGCTTTTTATAGAAGATTATTTCtttaagatttataaatatctaaagagttaacatttttatctttataatggatatttctattaatttctgTAGATTTTAGTAGAATttgacaaatattaaaaaggtattttttaaaaagtaccttttgctatgatttttctttcctCAACATTACAGCAAAAATCCAACATTGCCGTAAACCTGTGTTTCAAACCATTCCTAATTACGAACCTTTCTAATTAAATCATacaaaaactcttttataatcttaaatttataatttcttttgatagattttcaaaatcaaccatAAAAGTggtaatttataaatttcttaatcttTACTCTCAAACATTATGATGAAAATatgggttttaaaactttttgataCATTGCATTTTATATTACAAATGTGTTGGTTGTATGATTTGAATTATGAAGTATATACATAGGTATCCATCAATCACCACACGACACATGCGCCTCAAATCAAACGTGTAAGAGCATCCTTATTAGATCATTTTTAATGTTgtctaaactttaaaattaatataaatttaatcctctatatattaatagaggaacattttggcaaaaaagctgaggtgtcagcaTTACAGAACTCATGACACTCTTTCATTTATTTGTCatcagcttttaaaaatatttacatttatttaccattgtatttttccaaaaatacaattaacacctaaaattaaatttttctactatctttataacttaattatatcctttaattatattttcataaaatctctaaaatgaattttaagaacttttggtcatatgatataataatataagattaatattataataactctcacgagttgaattttaattattatacaattttttttatagatatatactacacaatcgaatttttaatatttcaattatccataaatataatagattttgtaaataaaaattacagtaaaaacattaaataattattttataccgtACTATATGCGGGTTATTACCTAGTATTACTTTAATTTAAGAGTCCCACTAACTTTTTTgcaaatgaagagaaaaaaaatcacctaCCAATGATACAGTGACATGTAAGATGTTTTGCAGGTTATAAGGTCATCTCCAGTGGAGAAACATGGatgattgttaaaaaaaaaaatttattcaaaattttgtttttttagtttttccaATAAATTCATTAATAGGATAGCAACATctgttactttttatttaagAACCGTTTCTCCCGTTTCTCTGTTGAGTAacgtttctcttcttttcatcttctctcttcattttactattttttaaataaaagcaACTCAGAGTGTCACGCCCACTGCCCATGCCTAAAGTGTCACGTACCTAGACTTGAATCTctactgttttattttattttattattatttaaattaaagatCACCTTATTTGTATATAATGTAGGTAAGCATGACCACGGTTACGGTTATCACGGTTACGATTTATCAACCATCGGTTACggttaaaaattttgtttaaccctAGTcataaccgtttaataaacgattaaaCGGTTACGGTTGAATACGGTTCCGATTGAAGCGGTTACGGTTATATAcagttacggttatttgataatatgatatgattaatattatttgatgatataatataattgatattattttatttataattaatatgttcttttagtgtattcatatttctatatatcatataattcatattaaataaataattattagtatattttattatatttataaaacagtTACGGTTAATAAATTACGGTTTAGCTATACGGTTAATCAATGTTTTTGATACGGTTAAAGTTAATTAACAgttatggttaatataatttaactatatatttacgGTTAACggttatggtttttaaccattttatatgattatggTCTGGTTACGGTTTGGATATGGTCCGGTTATGGTCTGAAATACGGTTATGGTTTGATTTTAGTCATGCCTAGATGTAGGTAGTCTAAGAGAACCATCTTCGAGTCATTTTTTTATCGtgtcttaaaattattttaaaattatatttaaagacACATACATATGTGGAAGATCTAAATGTTTCTGCGCAGACACAAATCTTAATGGAAAACACAagtctaaaatattttttattatttatatatttaaaaatatttaaagacaCTCCTAAAAATGTCACCGATGAGATAGTCTAAAGGTTTTTTGAATAtctatttttaacatataacctttttaaaattctgaaaaCCATCATTAAACGGAAGGATGTCCGGCCCAAGTGAATAAGATAGAAGAGTGTCacgattagaaaaaaaaaatatacaaagttcTATCTTGTAAAAGAAATTTAGAACATAGTCAAAATGAATTATCAATTAAGTGTTGATCAAGaatcttttctaatttttttaaaaaggtatatACTAAAATTTATGCTATTTAATTTTCTGAACAATTTTATtgatcataaaaatatatacattttattgcATTAATAAGAATTTTACTtgtgtttatataatatatatatagatattacttatcttagttttttttaagggaattttaaaaaatgtaccACATTCcttatagagtttttcaattatacCACATTAGCGAATCCTTTTGAAATCTACCAAATGCAACCGGATGAAATGACGATGTTACCCTCATTTGTTAGCTGCATCCGAAAGAAATTGAGAGAGAATAGGTGGTCGGCGAATCAGAGAAACCTATGACTTGGCATTGATGACATTGGTAATTTAAATTGGCATTAATAGCGGACAAAGGAGTGGAATGCTGGGTAAAAGGAAGCattagatttttaataataaaataaacgaaaatCTTGTTTTTAACAGAGAAGGACAAGTTGATATagttaaggagaagaagacgaagtgaGAGTTTTTTTGGGTGGTGGATGAAGACTATCATCCGAAGGTGTGTTAGTATTTAATGTGACAAAGATTTTAATTTCAAGTTATTTTGAGAGTTGGTATGTTCATCGTGCTGCATTTAATGTCCATCTCATGATAGtataaaaagaacaatttttgaaattatcGTAAATTGTCGTAATATGCAGGTGATGGAAGAAAGTGTTTGTGTTTTAGTTGGGGACTGGACATGTGCAACAAGCGGGATTTGGAAGTTTGTTCCTCGCGTGGGAGAATTGGCAAGGTGTGTAGGGTATAATCAAGGGACGACATTGGTAGAGTTGGAAGAGAAGGTTGCGAAAGTGTTCAGGGTGCGCTTATGGGAGACAAAATTAATCTTGAGCTTTTGCTTCAGAGGAGAAGCGGGTATTATGAGTCAAGGAAAAATGCCCCCCGTTGCGTTAAAATCAGAAATTGATTGGAATCAGTTCAAGGGGTTGATGGCGGATTACCCGGGACTATATCTCTATGTGAGTTTTAAAAGTTCGGCTGATGGAAAAAAGAGTGACGATTTTGGGTGCAATGGTATGGTTGCGGATGAAGGAGATGATGGGTTTGATGATGGAGGAGATGATGAGCTTGATGATGAAGTTTTGGTGGCGTTTGTCGAGGAGGTAGAAGCTAGTCATAAGGCAAAGATGGCTCAAAGGGTGGAGAAGAACAAACAGGACTTGTCCACAGTAATTCCGTTTGTGGACAAGTATAGTAAGGGGTTGTCCACTAGTATCCCGTTGGTGGACAAAGATACTCAGGGGGTGTCGACAAGAGCTCCGTTGGAGGACAGGGATAATCAGGTGATGTCCACTACAGCTGCGTCGTCNNNNNNNNNNNNNNNNNNNNNNNNNNNNNNNNNNNNNNNNNNNNNNNNNNNNNNNNNNNNTGAAGAAGTGAAGATTGGTTAAGGAAGTGTTACATTGGATTACGTTTTTTAGGATGCTGATCGTTTATTCACTTTGAGTCCCTTATTATTTTGTCTACTATGGTTGTAAGATTCAATGTCCTTGAGGATTTGGGAACTCTTTTGGCTAGTATGGCTGTTATTTTGTCTACTATGATTGTAAGATTTAATGTCCTTCAGCAAATGTCCTTCAGCATTTGGGAACTCTTTCGGTTAGTAATGGCTGTTGTTTTGGGCGAGAAATAACTCTTTCAATGTCCTTCAGCAAATGATTACTGTTTTGGGCGAGAAATACCTTCATCATTTGTAAACAAAATGAAAGAGAGCTTTAATGTCCTTCAGCAATTGTTTAGTTTTGGTCCATAGCCTTTGTAACTGTGGACATAGCATTTATAATGGACATAGCATTTATAATGGACAAGTAATAGCCATACTAGCTATTACTTAGGATATGGCTATTACTACTATGGTTGAAGGCGTGATAATGGACAAGTAATTAAACTTAGGATATGCAATTAAACTCATGCTTAAATTACTCTTATTAAAACAACAGAACAGATAGTAAGCCATGTCCAACAGAGAGTACATaacttaacaaaagaaaagggaaattcATAGTGGACATTGGAGAAGAACTGATAGACAAGCAACTAGGAAGGGTAGACAACATAAAGGACTGTGATTTCTGGCGAACACATTAGTGCTTAAGAATGTAAAAAAGTATGCCAAGAAGTAGAACAAAGAGAAAGCCAATGGTGAATCCCTTAAACCCAAAGGTCAATGGAGTAGAAGGGTGATTGTTCCTTGGTGTAAGGTTGTGGACGTTGGAAGCAAGTTCTTCGTAGCCATCACTAATGTCATGAATAAGTTGTTTGAGGTGGGCAATCTCTTCTCCATGATGTTCCATTCGGGCGGCCAGCATAGAAGGGTAGACCTTCGTGCCATTTGGTCCAAGGGTGAAATAATTGATAAGGTCGTCACGCTGATCAAGCTTGGAGTGGAGGTCGTGGATTTCCTCGTTGATGGCCCCGTGCCACAGCTTGTTGAGGTGTAAACCGCCATCCTTGTTTTAAAAGAAACCACGGTTTGTTATTCCAGATCTAGGATATTAAAAGTGTAATAAATGGAAAGAGAGCTTCAGAGATTGTAAGGAACAATTAATACCTCAGATCTAGCACATTTGTAGTAGAGACGGCCCTGATATAAACCATCCTCGTGGGTACTTAGTTCAAGATGTCCACCACACCAGTAGTCTCTGGGTATCCCGTACCTTTGATTCTTGCGGTCGCGAGATTTTACTGAATCcgcggaggaggaagaaggctGACTGTAACTGTATCGCCCCATGTTGTTGGTAAAACGGAGACAaagtaaagagaaaacaaaagggatAATGAAAGTGATGGTGTATGTTCTATTCactttattggtttattatttgcAATGTGGTAAttggtaaattattttttaaatttaaaaggaTGTGTCTTTACAGCCTGTAAAGTGTTTTGGACATTGTGTGTGGCAAGGAGCAATGTCTTACCTGATTGATGGCGACCTGACGTTATGGAGCAAGTACAGCCAAACGTTATCTTCTTGTTACATAATATAGTTAGGTTATAATGATGGTTATCTATGTTTGAGTAGTCTGGTTTAGTTGCCTTTGTGGACCAAATTTATACGTTTAGTCGACAGAGTAAAATCGAGAACTGAATAAAAATATGTCCATTATTTAATGGAGAACATTGAGGTACATGCATACGAAACGTAGACATTGTTTATCGGTGGACAAGACAAAAATGTCATGTCCACAATAAAATGGGCATACGTTAAAGCTTAAAACATACATATAAATTGAATACTCCTCCACCAGACAAAACAAGCTTCACAACGGGAATCCATGGTGCATGTGTACCCATAACCGGCACACTTTGGAACATTATAAAACCGCCAAGTATCGCAATATCTTTTGATCGTACGTGGGCCAAGTTGacgaatattttcaaaaacagaTTCAGAAAAATATTCAGCCATTGCATATGAGCCAACACGTTCCGTAAATGAGTTGATCGTTGAGATACCATCGTGGTAATGACCAGCACATATTAAGAACAAACAAAGTGCAAACTGCATTTCTTCAGAAAATGGGATTGTATTGAACAATAGGTTGATGGCTTCGTGAATCTTACCTTCTCTAGCTACAAGACGAAGACTTTCCAGGTAACAGGCGTACGGGTTGCCAACCTTAACACACCTTATGAAGAAATGGTGGAACTTTGAGGACTTGTCAACAAGAAAAGGTGCATGTAGAAAAGTACGTAGACAAGTTTGTTTGAGGACATATGAGTTAGTCACAAGGGAAAAACCAGTTTTACCCGTAGCCATAAGTGGTCCGAGGTACTGGAAACCATATTTACCTAAACGATGGATTATACAAAGCTGGAGATGATCGGGCAATGAGTAGAGGAGATTTTCAGTGGTTTTTGAAAGTGGCGACATAGTGAAAGATGTTGcaccaaataataaatgatttttgtAAGAGTGAGATGGTTGTATTCGTGATGTAGTTGTGTTCGTATTACGTGGTTAAATAGTTACCACGTTTTAGGCCCCAATTAAAAGAGACTAAAATTAACTGTGTTTTGTGGTTGTGAggtatttaatgttttttaggtGGGAGCTCTGTAATAATGGTTATAGGTACAGAGTTAAATGGATGTTAAAGAGGAATTGTTATCTTTCATGAGCACTTGTGTTTAGTTATCCAGTATACTAAAGAGGATTGCAACCTATTGCCAGTT
The Camelina sativa cultivar DH55 chromosome 15, Cs, whole genome shotgun sequence DNA segment above includes these coding regions:
- the LOC104747149 gene encoding BTB/POZ domain-containing protein At2g04740-like isoform X1, with amino-acid sequence MSSSWTLESDLEDLDLDLQDYKPSVPLKKVPNGDVFEASRAGDVDRLRYLLETGVNVNARDRWDSVALYYACLAGHIDAARLLLENGAICSEHTFDGDRCHYASLNLRIRKLLKAFEARPPPLGPLQASLRETFLGCCHNRDYLKQASNADLDVSVSVDSPSEFGSSNYFPPDVMFFVQGRPIEAHRVILSARSPYFKQKFENEWKDRREVRFSKEKLSYPALCSLIHFFYSDRLEISVDDMEDLVRICKVCKCESLQKIIDKELIHHRYAEYKTHRDLDNSMKRFILQGISLPVEDRLPASLHRILRVSLAKSFAGDAIDSSVDSLADVCVKVDKRTFYCHQVILASRSEYFRARLSRVNDFHEGTNGLPGDNTLPFLEEHDLSAEAFEKMIEYMYTDGLKEISPNQAEEIFDVASRYLLFPLKRAVADALLPHLETATPAELCQWLVLSDMYGVLKIREYCLDLVACNFEAFVETREFRAMLLTLPPPSGDSSLRTTVPSAPGAMMTTDQGNLLDDLREKWLEAEALELDMRDESALIFDKRLAMLVEMAEREKFESEAEDYKDTSA
- the LOC104747149 gene encoding BTB/POZ domain-containing protein At2g04740-like isoform X2, which encodes MSSSWTLESDLEDLDLDLQDYKPSVPLKKVPNGDVFEASRAGDVDRLRYLLETGVNVNARDRWDSVALYYACLAGHIDAARLLLENGAICSEHTFDGDRCHYASLNLRIRKLLKAFEARPPPLGPLQASLRETFLGCCHNRDYLKQASNADLDVSVSVDSPSEFGSSNYFPPDVMFFVQGRPIEAHRVILSARSPYFKQKFENEWKDRREVRFSKEKLSYPALCSLIHFFYSDRLEISVDDMEDLVRICKVCKCESLQKIIDKELIHHRYAEYKTHRDLDNSMKRFILQGISLPVEDRLPASLHRILRVSLAKSFAGDAIDSSVDSLADVCVKVDKRTFYCHQVILASRSEYFRARLSRVNDFHEGTNGLPGDNTLPFLEEHDLSAEAFEKMIEYMYTDGLKEISPNQAEEIFDVASRYLLFPLKRAVADALLPHLETATPAELCQWLVLSDMSRMVQKKLVG
- the LOC104747150 gene encoding fimbrin-4-like → MSSYVGVLVSDPWLQSQFTQVELRTLKSKFNSTKTRFGRVTVKHLPQVFAKLKDFKRTFDENKIKTILDESYPNRSKEVEFETFLRAFLSVQSRGSKGASSFLKTGTTTFHHAINESEKASYVSHINNYLRDDPLLKSYLPINPTTNALFDLVKDGVLLCKLINVAVPGTIDERAMNMKKELNPWERTENLSLCLNSAKAIGCTVVNIGTQDIAEGTPHLVLGLIFQIIKIQLLADLNLKKTPQLVELVEANQDVEELMGLAPEKLLLKWMNFHLKKAGYEKQVTNFSSDVKDGEAYAYLLNSLAPEHSTHVTLEMKDPSERAKKVLEQAEKLDCKRFLSPNDIVEGSANLNLAFVAQLFHHRNGLSDESPKMPVSVPEKIVTDDDEETCREERCFRLWINSLGAVTYVDNVFEDVRNGWILLEVLDKVSPGSVNWKHANKPPIKMPFKKVENCNQVIKIGKELKFSLVSVDGHDIVQGNKKLILAFLWQLMRHTMLQILNNLRSHWQGKEDITEADILNWANRKVKKTGRTSQAVSFKDKNLSNGIFFLELLSAVEPRVVNWSLVSKGETEEEKNLNATYIISVARKLGCSIFLLPEDIIEVSQKMLLILAASIMNWSLQQQSDTESTVSDDTDVSSVTEEISNLSTDDGSSMSEMMML